In Populus nigra chromosome 10, ddPopNigr1.1, whole genome shotgun sequence, the following proteins share a genomic window:
- the LOC133705324 gene encoding inactive beta-amylase 9: protein MEVSVIGSSSQAKICTSWSELSSYREIRFCNFQKRVSLLHNTKSTRWRNSGLSFTLNAVQSSPVRSDRLPRRGSSSKPKSLDGVRVFVGLPLDAVSDCNTVNHARAIAAGLRALKLLGIDGVELPVWWGIVEKESMGKYDWSGYLVLAEMIQKAGLKLHVSLCFHGSKQPKIPLPEWVSQIGDSEPSIYHADRSGNHYRDCLSLAVDEVPVLNGKTPVQVYQEFCESFKSSFSHFFGSTITGVTVGLGPDGELRYPSHRQLASHSNILGVGEFQCYDKNMLNLLKVKAEATGNPLWGLGGPHDAPSYDQFPNSNHFFKDNGGSWDSPYGDFFLSWYSSELLSHGDRLLSLASTSFGDTSVTVHGKIPLMHSWYKTRSHPSELTAGFYNTVSRDGYEAVAEMFARNSCKMILPGMDLSDKHQPQESLSSPESILAQIRTVCRKHGVEISGQNSVVSKAPHGFDQIKKNISGESAVDLFTYQRMGADFFSPEHFPSFTHFIRNLNQLGMFSDDLPEEEEVVESVLLNSESNTHMQAA from the exons ATGGAGGTTTCAGTGATCGGAAGCTCTTCTCAGGCAAAAATTTGTACGAGCTGGAGTGAGTTGTCATCTTACAGAGAGATaaggttttgtaattttcaaaaaaggGTTTCTTTATTGCATAACACTAAAAGTACAAGGTGGAGAAATTCTGGGCTTAGCTTTACTTTAAATGCTGTTCAGTCCTCGCCTGTCCGATCCGATAGACTTCCTCGTCGTGGGTCTTCTTCAAAGCCCAAATCG CTCGATGGTGTAAGAGTATTTGTTGGGCTGCCGTTGGATGCAGTTTCTGATTGCAATACAGTAAACCATGCCCGAGCGATAGCAGCGGGACTTAGAGCTTTGAAGTTATTAGGTATTGACGGTGTGGAGTTACCAGTGTGGTGGGGAATAGTTGAGAAGGAATCGATGGGCAAGTATGACTGGTCGGGATACCTTGTGCTTGCGGAGATGATTCAGAAAGCAGGTCTTAAGCTCCATGTGTCGCTCTGCTTCCATGGTAGCAAACAACCAAAAATTCCCCTTCCTGAGTGGGTATCACAGATAGGTGATTCGGAACCCAGTATCTACCATGCGGATCGGTCAGGGAATCATTACAGGGATTGCTTGTCATTGGCCGTTGATGAAGTTCCAGTTCTTAATGGGAAGACTCCAGTTCAAGTTTATCAGGAATTTTGTGAAAGCTTCAAGTCTTCATTCTCACATTTCTTTGGTTCCACAATTACG GGTGTCACAGTGGGTCTTGGACCAGATGGGGAGCTACGATATCCTTCTCATCGCCAGCTTGCAAGTCATAGCAATATCCTTGGAGTCGGAGAGTTTCAATGTTATGATAAAAACATGCTGAACCTTCTTAAGGTAAAAGCTGAAGCAACCGGGAACCCATTATGGGGACTTGGCGGTCCACATGATGCACCGAGCTATGACCAGTTTCCAAACTCGAACCACTTCTTCAAAGACAACGGGGGATCTTGGGACTCCCCATATGGTGATTTCTTCCTTTCCTGGTATTCAAGCGAGCTCTTGTCTCATGGAGATCGTCTTCTCTCTCTTGCCTCTACTTCTTTCGGTGACACTTCTGTAACTGTCCATGGCAAAATCCCTCTCATGCATTCATGGTACAAAACACGCTCGCACCCTTCTGAACTAACAGCCGGCTTCTATAACACTGTCAGTAGAGATGGCTATGAAGCAGTTGCAGAGATGTTTGCTAGGAATTCATGCAAAATGATCCTGCCAGGAATGGATTTGTCAGATAAGCATCAGCCTCAGGAGTCCCTGTCCAGCCCAGAGTCAATATTGGCACAAATAAGAACGGTTTGCAGAAAACACGGGGTCGAGATTTCTGGGCAGAACTCGGTGGTTTCTAAAGCTCCTCACGGGTTTGATCagataaagaaaaacatatcaGGTGAAAGTGCGGTTGATTTGTTCACTTATCAGAGAATGGGAGCTGATTTTTTCTCACCAGAGCACTTCCCATCATTCACTCATTTTATCCGAAACCTCAATCAACTCGGAATGTTTTCCGATGATCTGCCTGAGGAAGAGGAAGTTGTTGAATCTGTACTTTTGAATTCAGAGTCAAACACCCACATGCAAGCAGCATAG
- the LOC133705182 gene encoding uncharacterized protein LOC133705182, protein MCNVEVIVEQPQCASVYEEPALINEQPPTRIDIAHLIRDPSNRPQIWEYPVNQQDEIRRAYINLGSYQPLMSEYPLTGKKHPRRFQSHWFKSYPWLEYSEKNTAFCFPCYLFSSKSSGKPGSDTFTVKGFNCWKKVNDGERCAFLTHMGKGPNSAHRFVTRCLENLKNQSCHIEKVVKRQTTQEILNNRLRIKASIDIVRWLTFQACAFRGHDERPESKNRGNFLEMLELLASYNEQVGALVLDNAPQNAKYTSHQIQKEILHVFARNVQSSIRHEIGDARFCLIVDEARDESRRQQMALVIRFVDRSGFIRERFLDIVHVKDTTALTLKKDEHN, encoded by the coding sequence ATGTGTAATGTTGAAGTTATAGTTGAACAACCCCAATGTGCTTCAGTTTATGAAGAACCTGCATTGATTAATGAGCAGCCTCCTACTAGAATCGACATTGCTCATCTGATTAGAGATCCAAGCAATCGTCCTCAAATTTGGGAATACCCGgttaatcaacaagatgaaattagaagggCATACATTAATTTGGGGTCATATCAACCTTTGATGTCTGAATATCCGTTGACTGGTAAAAAACATCCTCGTCGATTTCAGTCTCATTGGTTCAAAAGTTATCCATGGCTTGAATATTCAGAGAAAAATACTGCATTTTGTTTCCCTTGCTATCTATTTTCAAGTAAGTCATCTGGAAAGCCAGGATCAGACACCTTTACTGTTAAAGGATTCAATTGTTGGAAGAAAGTTAATGATGGGGAACGATGTGCTTTTTTAACTCATATGGGAAAAGGTCCAAATTCAGCTCATAGATTTGTTACCAGgtgcttggaaaatttgaaaaatcagtCATGTCATATTGAGAAGGTAGTTAAGAGGCAAACTACTcaagaaattctaaataatcGATTGCGTATTAAAGCTTCAATAGATATTGTTCGTTGGCTCACATTTCAAGCATGTGCTTTTAGAGGACATGATGAACGTCCAGAATCAAAAAATCGaggtaattttcttgaaatgttgGAACTTTTAGCATCATATAATGAACAAGTAGGTGCTCTTGTTTTGGATAATGCTCCACAAAATGCTAAATACACCTCGCATCAAATTCAAAAGGAAATTTTGCATGTCTTTGCTAGAAATGTTCAGTCTTCAATTCGTCATGAGATTGGTGATGCAAGATTTTGCTTAATTGTTGATGAAGCTCGAGATGAATCCAGAAGACAGCAAATGGCCCTTGTTATTAGGTTTGTTGATAGAAGCGGATTTATACGAGAACGATTTTTGGATATAGTTCATGTCAAAGACACAACTGCTTTAACTCTTAAGAAAGACGagcacaattaa